Proteins co-encoded in one Streptococcus ruminicola genomic window:
- the polA gene encoding DNA polymerase I — protein MENKKKLLLIDGSSVAYRAFFALYNQIDRFKNRAGLHTNAIYGFHLMLNHLLERIQPTHVLVAFDAGKTTFRTEMYKDYKAGRAKTPDEFREQLPYIREMLTALGIKWYELENYEADDIIGTLDKLAENEDEYDVTIVSGDKDLIQLADNNTTVEISKKGVAEFEEFTPAYLMEKMGITPKQFIDLKALMGDKSDNIPGVTKVGEKTGLKLLLEYGSLEGVYENIDGMKKSKMKENLINDKEQAFLSKTLATINITAPIAIGLDDIDYTGPDLEKLVPFYDEMGFKQFKDNLGAAKKQEKFDVTYTEVDSLSADMFTDDQFFYFEILGDNYHVESIIGFAWGNDKAIYASTNLELLKDDLFKAALAKPIKTYDFKRSKVLLSHLGIDLPAPAFDSRLAKYLLSTVDDNELSTIARLYTEYVLDSDEAVYGKGVKRAVPDKAVLLSHLARKIVVLNHSEKVMLDKLTEHQQASLLFDMEQPLANVLAKMEIAGISVKKETLQEMEKANQAVIDNLTQEIYDLAGMEFNINSPKQLGELLFEKMQLPTSYTKKTKTGYSTAVDVLERLAPISPIVSKILEYRQIAKLQSTYIVGLQDFILKDGKIHTRYLQDLTQTGRLSSVDPNLQNIPVRLEQGRLIRKAFVPETADEVLLSSDYSQIELRVLAHISNDEHLIAAFREGADIHTSTAMRVFGIEKAEDVTPNDRRNAKAVNFGIVYGISDYGLANNLGIPRKVAKQYIETYFERYPGIKDYMERVVRDAKDKGYVETLFHRRRELPDINARNFNVRQFAERTAINSPIQGSAADILKIAMINLDKALVEGKFKTKMLLQVHDEIILEVPKDELEAIEKLVKETMESAIELSVPLVADESAGQTWYEAK, from the coding sequence ATGGAAAACAAGAAAAAATTATTATTAATCGATGGGTCATCTGTAGCTTATCGTGCCTTTTTCGCACTGTATAATCAGATTGATCGTTTTAAAAACCGAGCAGGTCTTCATACAAATGCCATTTACGGTTTTCACCTTATGCTCAATCACTTATTAGAAAGAATTCAGCCAACGCATGTTTTGGTTGCTTTTGATGCTGGTAAGACAACTTTTCGTACAGAAATGTACAAAGATTACAAAGCTGGTCGTGCCAAAACACCAGATGAATTCCGTGAGCAGTTGCCATACATCCGTGAAATGTTAACAGCGCTTGGTATCAAGTGGTATGAATTGGAAAATTATGAAGCTGATGACATCATCGGAACTTTGGATAAATTAGCAGAGAACGAAGATGAATATGATGTAACCATCGTCAGCGGAGATAAAGACCTTATCCAACTTGCGGATAACAACACAACCGTTGAGATTTCTAAAAAAGGTGTCGCTGAGTTTGAAGAATTCACTCCAGCTTATCTCATGGAAAAAATGGGCATCACGCCAAAACAATTTATCGACCTAAAAGCCCTCATGGGTGATAAATCTGATAACATTCCAGGTGTTACTAAGGTCGGTGAAAAGACAGGTCTTAAACTTCTCTTAGAGTACGGCAGTCTTGAAGGTGTTTATGAAAACATCGACGGCATGAAGAAATCTAAGATGAAAGAAAACTTGATTAACGATAAAGAACAAGCTTTCTTGTCTAAGACTTTGGCGACAATCAATATCACTGCTCCGATTGCGATTGGTTTAGATGATATCGACTACACTGGACCTGATTTGGAAAAACTTGTGCCATTTTATGATGAAATGGGATTCAAACAGTTTAAAGATAATCTTGGTGCTGCTAAGAAACAAGAAAAATTTGATGTGACCTACACTGAAGTGGACAGTTTGAGTGCAGACATGTTCACAGATGACCAATTTTTCTATTTTGAAATCTTGGGTGATAATTATCACGTTGAAAGCATCATTGGCTTTGCTTGGGGAAATGACAAGGCTATCTATGCTTCAACAAATCTTGAACTTCTAAAAGATGATTTGTTTAAAGCAGCGTTAGCTAAACCAATCAAAACTTACGATTTCAAACGTAGCAAAGTTCTTCTTAGTCATTTAGGTATTGATTTGCCAGCGCCAGCATTTGATAGTCGCTTAGCAAAATACCTTTTATCAACCGTTGATGATAATGAACTGTCAACCATTGCTCGTTTATACACAGAGTATGTCCTTGATAGCGATGAAGCTGTTTACGGTAAGGGTGTTAAACGTGCTGTCCCAGATAAAGCAGTGCTGCTCAGCCATTTAGCGCGTAAGATTGTGGTTTTGAACCATTCTGAAAAAGTCATGCTAGATAAGTTGACAGAGCATCAACAAGCAAGCCTTCTTTTTGACATGGAACAACCTCTAGCAAATGTTCTTGCTAAGATGGAAATTGCGGGTATTTCAGTTAAAAAAGAAACGCTCCAAGAAATGGAAAAAGCCAACCAAGCAGTCATTGACAACTTGACACAAGAAATCTATGACCTTGCTGGTATGGAATTTAACATTAACTCGCCAAAACAATTGGGTGAACTGCTCTTTGAAAAGATGCAATTGCCAACAAGCTACACTAAGAAAACCAAGACTGGTTATTCAACAGCAGTTGATGTTTTGGAACGCTTGGCACCAATCTCACCAATCGTATCTAAGATTTTGGAATACCGCCAAATCGCAAAACTCCAATCAACTTACATCGTTGGTTTGCAAGATTTCATCTTAAAAGACGGAAAAATTCATACTCGCTACCTTCAAGATTTGACGCAGACAGGACGTTTGTCTAGTGTTGATCCTAACTTGCAAAATATTCCAGTGCGTTTGGAACAAGGGCGCTTGATTCGTAAGGCATTTGTCCCAGAAACAGCAGACGAAGTACTATTAAGCTCTGACTATTCACAAATCGAGTTACGTGTACTTGCTCACATTTCAAATGATGAACATTTGATTGCGGCTTTCCGTGAGGGAGCAGATATCCACACGTCAACAGCCATGCGTGTCTTTGGTATCGAAAAAGCTGAAGACGTCACACCAAATGACCGTCGTAACGCCAAAGCTGTTAACTTCGGTATTGTTTACGGTATTTCTGATTACGGTCTTGCTAATAACCTTGGTATTCCGCGTAAAGTGGCAAAACAATACATTGAGACTTACTTCGAACGCTACCCAGGTATTAAAGACTACATGGAGCGCGTGGTGCGTGATGCCAAAGATAAAGGCTATGTTGAAACGCTCTTCCACCGTCGTCGCGAATTGCCAGATATCAATGCTCGTAACTTCAACGTGCGTCAATTTGCTGAGCGTACAGCCATTAACTCGCCAATTCAAGGTAGCGCAGCCGACATTCTCAAAATTGCTATGATTAACCTTGATAAAGCTTTAGTTGAAGGTAAATTCAAGACAAAAATGCTTCTACAAGTGCACGATGAAATCATCCTTGAAGTGCCAAAAGACGAGCTAGAAGCTATTGAAAAATTAGTCAAAGAAACCATGGAATCAGCCATCGAACTTTCTGTCCCACTTGTGGCAGACGAAAGTGCAGGCCAAACATGGTACGAAGCAAAATAA
- a CDS encoding CHY zinc finger protein, translated as MVIYGVDLDSEGRCLHYHTKCDVVALKCNKCREYFACYQCHDQLRDHPFEPVSVDDDAPVLCGSCRHTLTFTEYKKGFCPYCHHAFNPKCQLHETIYFSKE; from the coding sequence ATGGTGATTTATGGAGTTGATCTTGATAGTGAGGGAAGATGCCTGCATTATCATACAAAGTGTGATGTCGTTGCCTTAAAATGCAATAAATGTAGGGAATATTTTGCTTGCTATCAGTGTCATGATCAATTGCGAGATCATCCTTTTGAGCCTGTTTCGGTAGATGATGATGCACCAGTGCTTTGCGGCAGTTGTCGTCATACGTTAACTTTTACGGAGTATAAAAAGGGATTTTGTCCTTATTGTCACCATGCCTTTAATCCAAAGTGTCAGTTACATGAGACTATTTATTTTTCAAAGGAGTAG
- a CDS encoding DUF975 family protein, protein MKASETRQKAREFLKTLSGKYQLFLVSIILAILTISISYTETYHINGTTVNATASVPGIVSILSALFLASASYAVLDVIRHKRDHVEVGDNMRVFSNEIFGKYVVTAIVKWVFLFLWSLIGIVGSIIFVAGVTATTSNNSNGGIFVTIIGFVLMVAGFALSIIKQYSYSMTTYVLYDAVQNGTYEGPRSVINKSTELMAGNKWRLFCLQFSFIGWYILTALTCGLLYFYTLPYTTTAELFFYEDLIAKAE, encoded by the coding sequence ATGAAAGCTTCAGAAACTCGTCAAAAAGCTAGAGAATTTTTGAAAACTCTCTCTGGTAAGTACCAATTGTTTCTTGTTTCTATCATTTTAGCTATTTTAACAATTTCAATTAGCTATACAGAAACATATCATATTAATGGTACTACAGTTAATGCTACTGCATCTGTTCCAGGTATTGTTTCAATTCTATCAGCATTATTCCTTGCTTCAGCAAGTTACGCCGTGCTTGATGTTATTCGCCACAAACGCGACCATGTTGAAGTAGGAGATAACATGCGTGTTTTCTCAAATGAAATATTTGGAAAATATGTAGTAACTGCTATTGTCAAATGGGTATTCCTATTCCTATGGTCTTTAATCGGTATTGTAGGTTCTATCATCTTTGTTGCAGGAGTTACAGCAACTACTTCAAATAATTCTAACGGTGGCATCTTTGTCACTATCATTGGATTTGTTCTTATGGTTGCAGGTTTTGCTCTTTCAATCATCAAACAATACTCATATAGCATGACAACATACGTCCTTTATGACGCTGTTCAAAATGGCACTTATGAAGGTCCACGTAGTGTTATCAACAAGAGTACAGAATTAATGGCTGGTAACAAATGGCGCCTATTCTGTCTACAATTTAGTTTCATCGGTTGGTACATTTTAACTGCACTAACTTGTGGATTGCTTTACTTCTACACATTACCATATACAACTACAGCAGAACTCTTCTTCTACGAAGATTTAATTGCTAAAGCTGAATAA
- a CDS encoding iron-containing alcohol dehydrogenase has protein sequence MIGFEYYNPAKIVFGEDSEQKLTALLKENKVTSLLLVYSGEFIKDLGIYTVIKEAVEELSIAFSENGNVVPNPEVNLVRELVEQGKKDKVDFVLAVGGGSSIDTAKAVALGVPYDGDVWDFFDKGILPEEVLNIGVIATTASSGSETSNASIISNGEWKLGFEDDRIIPKFAIMNPKYTVGLPLYQTSVGIADVLAHLLERYFSDTKHSDVTDYLIEGAVRALFLNAERLLKDLSDINARAEIQWLASVAHNNFLDAGRSADWGSHRIEHELSAQYHIVHGEGMAVVLLAWIRYVADRKPWRPALLASRVFGVDAHDYNEKERALILAEKLEAFFKSLRLKTTLTELDIDDKDFEIMAKRATRNGNVGHYELLDAAKIQDILRLAL, from the coding sequence ATGATTGGATTTGAGTATTATAATCCAGCCAAAATCGTATTTGGAGAGGATAGCGAGCAGAAATTAACAGCCTTGTTAAAAGAAAATAAGGTAACCTCACTCTTACTTGTATATAGCGGAGAGTTTATCAAAGATTTGGGAATTTATACCGTTATTAAGGAAGCTGTTGAAGAGCTAAGCATTGCATTTAGTGAGAATGGCAATGTGGTCCCCAATCCAGAGGTTAATTTGGTTCGAGAATTGGTCGAGCAAGGCAAAAAAGACAAGGTTGATTTTGTTTTGGCTGTTGGTGGTGGAAGTTCTATTGATACGGCTAAAGCTGTTGCTCTTGGAGTGCCATATGATGGAGATGTGTGGGATTTCTTTGATAAGGGAATTTTGCCAGAAGAGGTATTAAATATTGGTGTCATTGCCACAACAGCATCAAGTGGCTCAGAAACATCAAATGCTTCCATTATTTCAAATGGTGAGTGGAAGCTGGGCTTTGAAGATGACCGTATTATTCCAAAATTCGCTATCATGAATCCCAAATATACGGTGGGCTTGCCGCTTTATCAAACATCAGTTGGAATTGCGGATGTGTTAGCACACCTTTTGGAAAGGTATTTCTCAGATACGAAGCATTCAGATGTGACAGATTACCTTATTGAAGGAGCGGTTCGGGCATTGTTTTTAAATGCTGAGCGGTTGTTGAAGGATTTGAGTGATATTAATGCGCGTGCTGAAATCCAATGGTTGGCTAGCGTGGCTCACAATAATTTCTTAGATGCTGGACGTAGTGCGGACTGGGGTTCTCATCGAATTGAGCATGAATTGTCAGCACAGTATCATATTGTCCATGGTGAGGGCATGGCTGTTGTATTGCTGGCGTGGATTCGATATGTGGCAGACAGAAAACCTTGGCGCCCTGCTTTGCTTGCTAGCAGAGTATTTGGTGTAGACGCCCATGATTATAATGAGAAAGAGAGAGCTCTTATCCTCGCAGAAAAATTAGAAGCATTTTTTAAATCATTGCGTTTGAAGACAACTTTAACAGAACTAGACATTGATGATAAAGATTTTGAGATTATGGCAAAACGTGCTACTAGAAATGGAAATGTCGGGCATTATGAATTGCTAGATGCCGCAAAAATACAAGACATTTTGAGATTAGCACTTTAA
- a CDS encoding MetQ/NlpA family ABC transporter substrate-binding protein, translated as MKKKVLSLVVTSFLAAILTGCGASQAATSTSNSDSNTVIKVGANITPHAEILEEAKPILAKKGITLEIVKLEDSITPNTGVIEGSLDANYFQHVPYLDQFNKENDSDLVSIGAIHYEPFGIYAGRVTKLSALPDGAVVAVPNNVTNEARALLLLAQEGIITLNDDAGINATVEDITDNPKNIQFKELAPEQLVSALPDVDIAVINGNYAIEGGLKVGEALAVEANDGLAAKTYANIIATSPDKKNDKALKTLVEVLQSSEIKSFIEEKYDGAVVPLD; from the coding sequence ATGAAAAAGAAAGTTTTATCGTTAGTCGTGACAAGTTTTTTGGCAGCTATTTTGACAGGATGCGGCGCTAGTCAAGCAGCTACGTCAACTAGTAATTCAGATAGTAATACGGTGATAAAAGTTGGGGCAAATATCACACCGCACGCTGAAATTCTCGAAGAAGCTAAACCAATTTTGGCGAAAAAGGGGATTACGCTAGAAATTGTAAAACTCGAGGATTCGATTACACCAAATACGGGAGTTATTGAAGGAAGTTTGGATGCCAACTATTTCCAACACGTTCCTTACCTAGACCAATTTAACAAAGAAAATGATTCAGATTTGGTTTCAATTGGTGCTATTCACTATGAACCTTTTGGAATTTACGCTGGACGTGTGACAAAATTATCAGCGTTGCCTGATGGTGCTGTGGTTGCTGTTCCAAATAACGTGACCAATGAAGCACGTGCACTTCTCTTGCTGGCTCAAGAGGGGATTATTACCTTAAATGACGATGCTGGCATTAATGCAACTGTCGAAGATATTACAGACAATCCGAAAAATATTCAATTTAAAGAATTGGCTCCTGAACAGTTAGTTTCAGCACTTCCAGATGTTGATATTGCTGTCATTAATGGGAATTATGCCATTGAAGGTGGTTTGAAAGTTGGCGAAGCTTTGGCAGTCGAAGCTAATGATGGTCTTGCAGCTAAAACGTATGCCAATATCATTGCAACTTCACCTGACAAGAAAAATGACAAGGCTTTGAAAACATTGGTTGAAGTGCTCCAAAGTTCTGAAATTAAGTCGTTTATTGAAGAAAAATATGATGGTGCTGTCGTGCCTTTGGATTAA
- a CDS encoding CoA-binding protein codes for MTTFQNPSQDVIADYLKSAKNIAVVGLSKRENSPAYGVSKVMQEAGYTIIPVNPRLAGEKVLGETAYARLQDIPVHVDIVDVFRRSEFLPEVAKDFIETDADIFWAQLGLESQEAADILQAAGRDKIVMNKCIKIEYQNL; via the coding sequence ATGACAACATTTCAAAATCCTAGCCAAGATGTGATTGCTGATTATTTAAAAAGTGCCAAAAACATTGCTGTTGTGGGACTTTCCAAGCGTGAAAATAGTCCAGCTTACGGTGTTTCTAAGGTGATGCAAGAAGCAGGTTATACGATTATCCCAGTTAACCCACGTTTAGCGGGTGAGAAGGTACTTGGTGAGACAGCCTATGCTAGACTCCAAGACATTCCCGTTCACGTTGATATTGTTGATGTTTTCAGACGAAGTGAGTTTCTCCCAGAAGTTGCCAAAGATTTTATCGAAACGGATGCTGATATTTTTTGGGCTCAGCTAGGTCTAGAAAGCCAAGAAGCGGCTGACATCTTACAAGCCGCAGGACGTGACAAAATTGTCATGAACAAGTGCATCAAGATTGAATATCAAAATTTGTAA
- a CDS encoding AEC family transporter — MTRFVSSFSGVLIILVMVMVGYVLTKKGWFDDKAPNLIAKLVTQVALPCYMISTIVGRFTAKEMLEMLPQLRFPAISMVILLAIAMAVAQLFLIDEKHRGLFVSMFFNSNTIFVGLPINQALFGDKSIPYVLVYYMCNTTFFWTIGTYLIQKDGRKEVTLDFRGTLKKIFSPPLMGFIIGVILVLLNIKLPAFLLSDFQYLGNLTIPLSMIFIGISVANAGLSRLRFSKDNVLVLLGRFVVAPLLMMVIVSHTQMPQLMKEVFIIQSAMPVMTNAPVVAKLYGADSDYAAITVTESTILTMLVIPILMLLLNGL, encoded by the coding sequence ATGACACGGTTTGTGAGCAGTTTTTCGGGTGTTTTAATTATTCTAGTCATGGTTATGGTTGGCTATGTTTTGACCAAAAAAGGATGGTTTGACGACAAAGCACCAAATTTGATAGCTAAGTTAGTGACGCAAGTAGCTCTTCCTTGTTACATGATATCAACGATTGTCGGACGTTTCACGGCAAAAGAAATGCTTGAAATGTTGCCCCAGCTGCGTTTTCCAGCAATTTCAATGGTGATTTTACTTGCTATTGCTATGGCAGTTGCTCAGCTGTTTTTGATTGATGAAAAGCACCGAGGCTTATTTGTTTCTATGTTTTTTAATTCCAACACGATTTTTGTTGGTCTGCCAATTAATCAAGCACTTTTTGGGGATAAAAGCATTCCGTATGTCTTGGTTTACTACATGTGTAACACCACATTCTTTTGGACGATTGGAACGTATTTGATTCAAAAGGATGGACGTAAAGAAGTTACTCTTGATTTTCGAGGCACGCTAAAGAAAATCTTTTCTCCGCCACTTATGGGATTCATTATTGGCGTGATTTTAGTTCTTCTAAACATCAAACTACCAGCTTTCTTGCTCAGTGATTTCCAATATCTGGGAAATCTGACGATTCCTTTGTCTATGATTTTTATCGGGATTTCGGTGGCAAATGCAGGGCTGTCACGTCTGCGTTTTAGTAAAGACAATGTTTTGGTCCTTTTAGGACGTTTTGTTGTAGCTCCGCTGTTAATGATGGTGATTGTTAGCCACACTCAAATGCCACAACTGATGAAAGAAGTCTTCATTATTCAGTCAGCTATGCCAGTCATGACAAATGCCCCAGTTGTTGCAAAACTTTACGGTGCAGACAGTGATTACGCAGCAATCACGGTAACCGAATCAACCATTTTAACTATGCTTGTTATTCCGATTTTAATGCTTTTGTTGAATGGATTATAA
- a CDS encoding carboxymuconolactone decarboxylase family protein, whose product MARIKLVELGETTGAEKERYEELAGRNAVTNMKKGLLNDAATYDAYMGWYTSWQRLVEVVGEKDAILYAHAISTTNSCQLCSLFFISDVKGLGLDPANLNYDEREEVLTELGRSIVKDPTAVSDELFEKLRTFFDDKEIVVIVGFAGQMIATNNFNSVLQIDVDKRLLPIIDEFKPATWRDNLKK is encoded by the coding sequence ATGGCAAGAATTAAATTGGTAGAACTTGGTGAAACAACAGGAGCAGAAAAAGAACGTTACGAAGAATTGGCAGGTCGTAATGCTGTGACTAATATGAAAAAAGGACTTTTAAACGATGCGGCAACGTATGACGCTTACATGGGTTGGTACACATCATGGCAACGTTTGGTAGAAGTTGTTGGTGAAAAAGACGCTATCCTTTATGCGCATGCTATCTCAACAACGAATTCATGTCAACTCTGCTCACTCTTTTTCATTAGTGATGTGAAAGGACTTGGTCTTGACCCAGCGAATTTGAATTATGATGAGCGTGAAGAAGTTTTGACAGAATTAGGACGTTCAATCGTAAAAGACCCAACTGCTGTGTCTGATGAACTCTTTGAAAAATTAAGAACATTCTTTGACGACAAAGAAATCGTCGTTATTGTCGGCTTTGCTGGTCAAATGATTGCGACTAACAACTTTAACTCTGTCTTGCAAATTGATGTGGATAAACGTTTGCTTCCAATCATTGACGAATTCAAACCAGCCACATGGCGTGATAATTTGAAGAAATAA
- the perR gene encoding peroxide-responsive transcriptional repressor PerR, producing MDIHTHHRPLDAYENVIEHLKRKHIRITETRKAIIAYIINSHEHPSAEKIYKDLLPEHPNMSLATVYNNMKVLVEEGFVAELKVTNDTTTYYDFMGHQHINIVCKCCGDIADFMDVDAIDIGKEAYEQTGYMITKVQLTAYGICPNCQEKLRAAGEPFMAYREEK from the coding sequence ATGGACATTCATACCCATCACCGTCCTTTGGATGCCTATGAAAATGTCATTGAGCATCTCAAGAGAAAACACATTCGTATCACGGAGACTCGTAAAGCCATTATCGCTTATATCATAAATAGCCATGAGCACCCAAGTGCTGAAAAGATATATAAAGACTTGTTGCCAGAACATCCAAATATGAGTTTAGCGACGGTTTACAACAACATGAAAGTCCTTGTCGAAGAAGGCTTTGTTGCTGAGTTGAAAGTGACTAACGACACAACAACTTACTATGACTTTATGGGACATCAGCATATCAACATCGTTTGTAAATGTTGTGGTGATATTGCAGACTTTATGGATGTGGACGCTATTGACATCGGTAAAGAAGCCTATGAACAAACTGGCTACATGATTACCAAGGTTCAGTTGACTGCTTACGGTATTTGCCCAAATTGCCAAGAAAAGCTTAGAGCAGCTGGCGAACCATTCATGGCTTATCGTGAAGAGAAATAA
- a CDS encoding MBL fold metallo-hydrolase encodes MKLTTLGCWGAYPYKDGGTTSYLVTSEDGFQLLMDCGSRAVTELEKEISPLDLDAVIISHYHPDHIADLGVLRHYFQLYPKHLWTPKILPIYGHKEDESEFAKLTLPGVSEGRAYDVNGVEHIGPFDITFIKTVHPVPCYAFRIVERATGQTLVFTGDTGYFDGLEKFAAGADLFLADVYLYAGNENHPAHLTTKEAGQIAKAAGVKSLVLTHTPPIPPQGISAENHLQVLKEEAQDFAADVPVDLAEPHKSWQIGEL; translated from the coding sequence ATGAAACTCACAACACTTGGTTGCTGGGGAGCATACCCTTATAAAGATGGCGGAACAACCTCTTATCTTGTTACAAGTGAAGATGGCTTTCAATTGCTTATGGATTGCGGAAGCCGCGCTGTCACAGAACTAGAAAAAGAAATCAGTCCACTTGATTTGGATGCAGTGATTATTTCACACTATCATCCTGATCATATTGCGGATCTTGGCGTGCTCCGCCATTATTTCCAACTTTATCCAAAACACCTTTGGACACCGAAAATTTTGCCGATTTATGGGCATAAAGAAGATGAATCTGAATTTGCTAAGTTGACTTTGCCTGGTGTGTCTGAAGGTAGAGCTTATGATGTCAATGGTGTTGAACACATTGGTCCATTTGATATTACATTTATCAAGACTGTTCACCCAGTGCCTTGCTACGCTTTTCGTATCGTAGAACGTGCTACTGGTCAAACCCTTGTCTTTACTGGTGATACAGGTTATTTTGATGGCTTGGAAAAATTCGCCGCAGGTGCTGATCTTTTCTTGGCAGATGTTTACCTTTATGCAGGAAATGAAAATCACCCAGCGCATTTGACAACCAAAGAAGCAGGGCAAATTGCCAAAGCTGCAGGTGTGAAATCACTTGTTTTGACACACACACCACCAATTCCACCACAAGGCATTTCTGCTGAAAACCACCTTCAAGTGCTCAAAGAAGAAGCACAAGATTTTGCTGCAGATGTTCCTGTTGATTTGGCAGAGCCTCACAAATCATGGCAAATTGGGGAGCTCTAA
- a CDS encoding biotin transporter BioY: MKNVRDLLYIAMMATILVILGFIPAIPLGFIPVPIVLQNLGVMLAGVLLGGKKGSLSILLFYLLGLFIPAFSGSTFFAVLAGPTAGYVVAWFFVPMLVSLILKAFKTSSFIGNVIAILVGGVLFVDLLGAIYLSVYMHMPLMTSLLSNLAFIPGDTIKAILASLIAYKYKEQLALA; this comes from the coding sequence ATGAAAAACGTCAGGGATTTACTTTACATTGCTATGATGGCAACTATTTTGGTTATTTTAGGATTCATTCCAGCCATTCCACTGGGATTTATTCCTGTTCCAATTGTTTTGCAGAATTTGGGAGTCATGTTAGCTGGGGTATTGTTGGGAGGAAAAAAAGGAAGCCTGTCGATTTTACTGTTTTATCTCTTGGGACTATTTATTCCAGCTTTTTCAGGGAGTACATTTTTTGCGGTTTTAGCTGGTCCGACGGCTGGTTATGTGGTGGCTTGGTTTTTTGTACCAATGCTAGTCAGTTTGATTTTGAAAGCTTTTAAAACGTCATCGTTTATTGGAAATGTGATCGCGATTTTAGTAGGCGGAGTTTTGTTTGTTGATTTGTTAGGGGCCATTTATTTGTCAGTTTATATGCACATGCCTTTGATGACCTCATTATTATCAAATCTTGCTTTTATTCCTGGGGATACTATCAAAGCAATTCTTGCCAGTCTTATCGCTTATAAATACAAAGAACAATTGGCTCTCGCGTAA
- the tgt gene encoding tRNA guanosine(34) transglycosylase Tgt has protein sequence MTDYPIKYRLIKKEKHTGARLGEIITPHGTFPTPMFMPVGTQATVKTQSPEELKEMGSGIILSNTYHLWLRPGDELIARAGGLHKFMNWDQAILTDSGGFQVYSLAESRNITEEGVTFKNHLNGQKMFLSPEKAISIQNNLGSDIMMSFDECPQFYQPYDYVKKSIERTSRWAERGLKAHRRPHDQGLFGIVQGAGFKDLRRQSANDLVSMDFPGYSIGGLAVGESHKEMNAVLDFTVPMLPENKPRYLMGVGAPDSLIDGVIRGVDMFDCVLPTRIARNGTCMTSEGRLVVKNAAYAEDFTPLDHDCDCYTCRNYTRAYIRHLLKADETFGLRLTSYHNLYFLVNLMKKVRQAIMDDNLLEFREDFFERYGYNRSDRNF, from the coding sequence ATGACAGATTATCCGATTAAATATCGTTTAATTAAGAAAGAAAAACACACAGGTGCTCGTCTGGGTGAAATTATCACACCACACGGCACATTTCCAACACCAATGTTCATGCCTGTTGGAACACAAGCCACAGTTAAGACACAATCACCAGAAGAACTCAAAGAAATGGGTTCGGGTATCATTTTGTCAAACACTTACCACTTATGGTTGCGTCCTGGTGATGAATTAATCGCTCGCGCTGGCGGACTTCACAAATTCATGAACTGGGACCAAGCTATTTTAACAGATAGCGGTGGTTTCCAAGTTTACTCATTGGCTGAGTCTCGTAATATCACTGAAGAAGGGGTAACATTTAAAAACCACCTTAACGGTCAAAAAATGTTCTTGTCTCCAGAAAAAGCCATCTCAATCCAAAATAATTTGGGTTCAGATATCATGATGAGCTTTGATGAATGTCCACAATTCTATCAACCATATGATTACGTTAAAAAATCAATTGAACGTACTAGTCGCTGGGCTGAACGTGGTTTGAAAGCACACCGTCGTCCACATGACCAAGGTCTATTTGGTATCGTTCAAGGTGCTGGTTTCAAAGATCTTCGTCGTCAATCAGCAAATGATTTGGTAAGTATGGACTTCCCAGGATACTCAATCGGTGGTCTTGCTGTTGGTGAATCACACAAAGAAATGAATGCGGTACTTGATTTCACAGTGCCAATGTTGCCAGAAAATAAACCTCGTTACCTTATGGGGGTTGGTGCACCAGATAGCTTGATTGATGGTGTTATCCGTGGTGTCGATATGTTTGACTGCGTCCTTCCAACACGTATCGCTCGTAACGGAACATGTATGACTAGTGAAGGTCGTTTGGTTGTTAAAAATGCTGCTTACGCTGAAGACTTTACACCACTTGATCACGATTGTGATTGCTACACTTGTCGTAACTACACACGTGCTTACATTCGTCACTTGCTTAAAGCTGATGAAACATTTGGTCTTCGTTTGACAAGTTACCACAACCTTTACTTCCTTGTGAACTTGATGAAAAAAGTTCGTCAAGCAATTATGGATGACAATCTTTTGGAATTCCGTGAAGATTTCTTCGAACGTTATGGTTACAACCGTAGCGACCGTAATTTCTAA